In Candidatus Lokiarchaeota archaeon, the genomic stretch CAAATCACCCATATCAAGAGTATCATCGAAGAGGCTGAAACCATAAGCCTGGGTTCCGAATTCATTTCGGAAAAAGCGGCAGTCGGTTACGCCTGGCATTAGCATTGGCACTAGCTGACAAGTTGTCCCTTTCAATTGTTTTACACTATGTTCCATCTGCTTCACGAGTGGCGATTCGACTTCACTTGCATTTCCATACGATGGCTCCGAACCCGCTTGTTTCGGAAGAGGTTCGATATTGGTCTCTTCAGCAAGTGGCCCTAAGGCCTTCTTGAGGTGATCGTGTACGTATTGCGCATTCTGTCCCGGAAGTGTACGTATGTCTATGTCCACGTATGCACCTCCGGCTACAACATTAACCTTGGTTCCTCCCTGGCACAAGTTCGGTGAGATAGTCATTCTACTGAGTGCATGAAGTATCTTCGCTTGCGCAAGATTATCCTTGCTGGCCATCTCAATAAGCCGTGGAAGCAGACTCTCTCTTCTGAGT encodes the following:
- a CDS encoding peptidase dimerization domain-containing protein translates to HPIGENRFVFAYGEKGATWLRLNFKGEEQHGSMPFKSENAVVKMAEAVRRLKMYQPPLTTEFLDVLVENMPIGSTQKWLLRRESLLPRLIEMASKDNLAQAKILHALSRMTISPNLCQGGTKVNVVAGGAYVDIDIRTLPGQNAQYVHDHLKKALGPLAEETNIEPLPKQAGSEPSYGNASEVESPLVKQMEHSVKQLKGTTCQLVPMLMPGVTDCRFFRNEFGTQAYGFSLFDDTLDMGDLLGLIHGTNERVPLGSVGLTAQSYMLIAKGFLT